In a single window of the Drosophila subpulchrella strain 33 F10 #4 breed RU33 chromosome X, RU_Dsub_v1.1 Primary Assembly, whole genome shotgun sequence genome:
- the LOC119556933 gene encoding actin-related protein 2/3 complex subunit 3, producing the protein MPAFHSELQDFQGSVGNMAILPLRTQVRGPAPNVDIPNDIIDESLYYWKSNIFFRTYEVKSEVDRVLIYITLYITECLKRLARCTSKVQGEQELHSLAISRFDLPGDSGFPLNAIYTKPDDPETMRQYFLQLRQETGIRLLEKVFNTPDDKPSKWWICFAKKKFMEKSLSGPGM; encoded by the exons atgccG gCCTTTCACTCGGAGCTTCAGGACTTCCAAGGATCGGTGGGCAATATGGCCATCCTTCCATTACGAACTCAAGTCCGAGGACCAGCGCCCAACGTTGATATTCCCAACGATATCATCGATGAGTCACTGTACTACTGGAAGTCAAATATATTCTTCCGTACATATGAAGTTAAG TCGGAAGTGGATCGGGTGCTTATCTACATAACGCTGTACATAACCGAATGTCTGAAGCGATTGGCCCGCTGCACAAGCAAAGTGCAGGGTGAACAGGAGCTCCATAGCCTGGCTATATCTCGGTTCGATCTGCCCGGCGATTCGGGATTTCCCCTGAATGCGATATACACCAAACCCGACGATCCGGAAACTATGCGTCAGTATTTCCTGCAACTGCGCCAGGAAACCGGAATACGATTGCTGGAAAAGGTCTTCAACACGCCGGATGACAAGCCCAGCAAGTGGTGGATATGCTTTGCCAAGAAGAAGTTTATGGAGAAGAGTCTTTCGGGACCAGGAATGTAG